The proteins below come from a single Rhizobium sp. BT04 genomic window:
- a CDS encoding sarcosine oxidase subunit alpha has product MSGANRIVGKGRLTPARTARFSFDGQTYTALEGDTVASALIANGVHLVGRSFKYHRARGILSAGAEEPNALIDVARDTARKQPNVRATVQEVFDGMIVSSQNRWPSLAFDIGAVNNLMSPFFAAGFYYKTFMWPRAAWKHVYEPIIRRAAGLGVAPTEEDPDHYASRYAHCDVLVVGAGIAGLSAALAAAGTGAKVILCDEQAEAGGALRYDAGVTIDGQDGYTWAQKAVAQLKAMDNVDVLTRTTAFGYYNHNFVGLAERVTDHIAKPSHDLPRERLWQVRAKRVILATGAIERHMVFPNNDRPGIMLASAGRMYLNHYGVAVGTKVGIYTAHDSAYEAAFDLKRAGVSIAAIVDSRQAPGAAVLEEARALGIDVLTGQSVVNTAGRLRISSMTVARNGGGSPRKIAVDALLVSAGWTPSVHLFSQSRGKVAFDAESQRFLPGSYAQDCLSVGACNGTDDLQRTIEESLAAGELMAQATGKSGGEKIAISAEQAYDWTGGMIGAAEGAGPKTNAKAFIDFQHDVCAKDIRLAVREGMHSIEHIKRFTTNGMASDQGKLSNMHGLAIAAEMLGKEIPQVGLTTFRAPYTPVTYGTLIGHSRGELFDPTRKTPLHDWEEAHGAVFEDVGNWKRAWFYPRAGETMHQAVARECRTARESAGIFDASTLGKIEVVGPDAAKFLNLIYTNAWDTLKPGKARYGIMTREDGFVYDDGVVGRLADDRFHVTTTTGGAPRVLHHMEDYLQTEFPDLKVWLTSVTEQWAVIAVQGPKAREIVAPLVEGLDLSNEAFPHMSVAECTVCGVPARLFRVSFTGETGFEINVPADYGPSVLEAVWANAEPLGACVYGTETMHVLRAEKGYIIVGQDTDGTVTPDDAGLSWAVSKKKTDFVGIRGLKRPDLVKDGRKQLVGLVTKDPKLVLEEGAQIVANPNEPKPMTMLGHVTSAYWSDNCDRSIAFALVAGGRARMGETLYVPMPDRTIAVEVTDLVFFDKEGGRIHG; this is encoded by the coding sequence ATGAGCGGCGCAAATCGTATCGTCGGCAAGGGGCGCCTGACCCCGGCCAGGACCGCGCGCTTCAGCTTCGACGGCCAGACCTATACGGCGCTCGAAGGCGACACCGTCGCTTCGGCGCTGATCGCCAATGGCGTGCACCTTGTGGGGCGTTCGTTCAAATATCACCGGGCCCGCGGCATCCTGTCGGCGGGGGCCGAGGAGCCGAACGCGCTGATCGACGTCGCCCGCGATACGGCGCGCAAGCAGCCGAACGTGCGCGCCACGGTGCAGGAAGTCTTCGACGGCATGATCGTCAGCTCGCAGAATCGCTGGCCGTCGCTGGCCTTCGATATCGGCGCGGTCAACAATCTGATGTCGCCGTTCTTCGCCGCCGGCTTCTATTACAAGACCTTCATGTGGCCGCGTGCCGCCTGGAAACACGTCTACGAACCGATCATCCGTCGCGCCGCCGGCCTCGGCGTTGCGCCGACGGAGGAGGATCCCGACCATTATGCCAGCCGCTACGCCCATTGCGACGTGCTGGTGGTCGGCGCCGGTATTGCCGGGCTTTCGGCAGCGCTGGCCGCGGCCGGGACCGGCGCCAAGGTGATCCTCTGCGACGAGCAGGCGGAAGCGGGCGGCGCATTGCGCTACGATGCCGGCGTGACGATCGACGGACAGGACGGCTATACCTGGGCACAGAAGGCCGTGGCGCAGTTGAAGGCGATGGACAATGTCGACGTGCTCACCCGCACGACCGCCTTCGGCTACTACAACCACAATTTCGTCGGTCTTGCCGAGCGCGTCACCGATCATATCGCCAAGCCTTCCCACGATCTGCCGCGCGAGCGCTTGTGGCAGGTCCGGGCCAAGCGGGTGATCCTCGCCACCGGCGCGATCGAGCGGCACATGGTATTTCCGAACAACGACCGGCCCGGCATCATGCTCGCCTCGGCAGGACGGATGTACCTCAATCATTACGGCGTCGCGGTCGGGACCAAGGTCGGCATCTACACGGCGCATGACTCGGCCTATGAAGCGGCTTTCGATCTGAAACGAGCCGGTGTTTCGATCGCCGCCATCGTCGATAGCCGGCAGGCGCCGGGAGCGGCGGTGCTGGAAGAGGCGCGTGCGCTTGGCATTGATGTTCTCACAGGCCAGTCGGTCGTCAACACGGCGGGGCGGCTGCGCATCTCATCGATGACGGTGGCGCGCAACGGCGGCGGCTCGCCGCGCAAGATTGCGGTCGATGCGCTGCTGGTTTCGGCCGGCTGGACGCCGTCCGTGCATCTGTTCTCGCAGTCGCGCGGCAAAGTGGCCTTCGATGCCGAAAGCCAGCGCTTCCTGCCCGGCTCCTATGCGCAGGACTGCCTCTCGGTCGGCGCCTGCAACGGCACCGACGACCTCCAGCGGACGATCGAGGAATCGCTTGCTGCCGGCGAGCTGATGGCGCAGGCCACCGGCAAAAGCGGCGGCGAGAAGATCGCAATTTCGGCCGAGCAAGCCTATGACTGGACGGGCGGCATGATCGGTGCCGCCGAGGGCGCCGGCCCGAAGACCAACGCCAAGGCCTTCATCGATTTCCAGCACGACGTCTGTGCCAAGGATATCCGCCTTGCCGTGCGCGAGGGCATGCATTCGATCGAGCATATCAAGCGCTTCACGACCAACGGCATGGCCTCGGACCAGGGCAAGCTGTCCAATATGCACGGCCTGGCGATTGCCGCCGAGATGCTCGGCAAGGAAATCCCGCAGGTCGGGCTCACCACTTTCCGTGCGCCCTATACGCCGGTCACCTACGGCACGCTGATCGGCCACTCGCGCGGAGAGCTGTTCGATCCGACACGCAAGACGCCGCTGCATGATTGGGAAGAAGCCCATGGCGCTGTTTTCGAGGATGTCGGCAACTGGAAGCGCGCCTGGTTCTATCCGCGGGCCGGCGAGACCATGCATCAGGCGGTTGCCCGCGAATGCCGGACGGCACGCGAGTCGGCCGGCATCTTCGACGCCTCGACGCTCGGCAAGATCGAGGTGGTGGGTCCGGATGCGGCGAAGTTCCTCAACCTCATCTACACCAATGCCTGGGACACGTTGAAGCCCGGCAAGGCCCGCTACGGCATCATGACCCGCGAGGACGGCTTCGTTTATGACGACGGCGTCGTCGGACGCCTGGCGGACGACCGTTTCCATGTGACGACGACGACCGGCGGCGCGCCGCGCGTTCTGCATCACATGGAAGATTACCTGCAGACGGAATTCCCGGATCTGAAGGTCTGGCTGACCTCGGTGACCGAACAATGGGCCGTCATCGCCGTGCAGGGACCGAAGGCGCGCGAGATCGTTGCGCCGCTTGTCGAAGGGCTCGATCTTTCGAACGAGGCCTTCCCGCATATGAGCGTTGCCGAGTGCACGGTCTGTGGCGTGCCGGCGCGGCTCTTCCGCGTCTCCTTCACCGGCGAAACCGGCTTCGAAATCAACGTGCCGGCCGATTACGGTCCGTCGGTGCTCGAAGCGGTCTGGGCCAATGCCGAACCGCTCGGCGCCTGCGTCTACGGTACGGAGACGATGCACGTGCTTCGCGCCGAGAAGGGTTACATCATCGTCGGGCAGGATACCGATGGAACCGTAACCCCCGATGACGCCGGACTTTCCTGGGCGGTTTCGAAGAAAAAGACCGATTTCGTCGGCATTCGCGGGCTGAAGCGGCCGGATCTCGTCAAGGACGGGCGCAAGCAGCTGGTCGGCCTCGTCACCAAGGATCCAAAGCTGGTGCTCGAAGAAGGCGCGCAGATTGTCGCGAACCCGAACGAGCCGAAGCCGATGACCATGCTCGGCCACGTCACGTCAGCCTATTGGTCGGACAATTGCGACAGGTCGATCGCCTTTGCGCTGGTCGCCGGCGGCCGGGCGCGGATGGGCGAGACGCTGTATGTACCGATGCCGGATCGGACGATCGCCGTCGAAGTGACGGATCTGGTATTCTTTGACAAGGAAGGGGGCCGCATCCATGGCTGA
- a CDS encoding sarcosine oxidase subunit delta, whose product MLLIHCPYCQEERSELEFRGAGDAHIARPTDIASISDEEFEAYFFLRDNPKGLIFERWRHIHGCGRFFNAARDTVTDKFIMTYKAGEPKPEIGAAAQQHGPVETYEAVEGEAQ is encoded by the coding sequence ATGCTGCTGATCCATTGCCCATACTGTCAGGAAGAGCGCTCCGAGCTCGAATTCCGTGGCGCGGGTGACGCGCATATCGCGCGGCCCACCGATATCGCCTCGATCTCGGACGAGGAATTCGAAGCCTATTTCTTTTTGCGCGACAATCCGAAGGGGCTGATCTTCGAACGGTGGCGTCATATTCACGGCTGCGGACGCTTCTTCAATGCGGCGCGCGATACCGTGACCGACAAGTTCATCATGACCTACAAGGCGGGTGAGCCGAAGCCGGAGATCGGGGCTGCAGCCCAGCAGCATGGGCCTGTCGAGACATATGAAGCCGTGGAAGGAGAGGCGCAATGA
- a CDS encoding sarcosine oxidase subunit beta family protein, giving the protein MRKYSVFAVAREALRGHKGWEKQWTSPEPRAEYDVVIVGAGGHGLGAAYYLAKEHGITNVAVIEKGWLGGGNTGRNTTIIRSNYLYEESMHIYEHSMKLWEGLSQELNYNVMYSPRGVMMLSHNIHDQQSFKRHIHANRLYGIDNEWLTPEQAKAYCPPLDISASARYPINGAALQRRGGTARHDAVAWGYARAASDRGVHIIQNCEVTGIRRGPDGRVTGVETSRGFIGAKKVAVSAAGHTTTIMNMADVRVPLQSSPLQALVSEPLKPIFPCVVMSNTVHAYISQSDKGELVIGAGTDQYNSYSQTGGLQIITHTLDAICELFPMFRRVKMMRQWGGIVDNTPDRSAIQSKTPVPGLYVNCGWGTGGFKATPGSANLFAHLIARDEPHKFNAGLTLERFRTGRLIDEAAAAAVAH; this is encoded by the coding sequence ATGCGGAAATATTCGGTTTTTGCCGTGGCGAGGGAGGCCCTTCGTGGTCACAAGGGCTGGGAGAAGCAGTGGACTTCGCCGGAGCCACGCGCCGAATACGACGTCGTTATCGTCGGCGCCGGTGGCCACGGGCTGGGTGCTGCCTATTATCTCGCCAAGGAGCACGGCATCACCAATGTGGCGGTGATCGAAAAGGGCTGGCTCGGCGGCGGCAATACCGGCCGCAACACCACCATCATCCGCTCGAATTATCTCTACGAAGAGAGCATGCACATTTACGAGCATTCGATGAAGCTCTGGGAAGGGCTTTCCCAGGAGCTCAATTACAATGTGATGTATTCGCCGCGCGGCGTGATGATGCTCTCGCACAATATTCACGACCAGCAGTCCTTCAAGCGGCATATCCATGCCAACCGGCTCTACGGCATCGACAATGAATGGCTGACGCCGGAGCAGGCGAAGGCCTATTGTCCACCGCTCGACATCTCGGCCAGCGCGCGCTACCCGATCAACGGGGCGGCACTGCAGCGGCGCGGCGGCACGGCGCGGCATGACGCGGTCGCCTGGGGTTATGCGCGGGCGGCCTCGGACCGCGGGGTGCACATTATCCAGAATTGCGAAGTGACCGGCATCCGCCGCGGCCCCGACGGACGGGTGACCGGGGTCGAGACCTCGCGCGGCTTCATCGGCGCTAAAAAGGTCGCCGTGTCGGCGGCCGGCCATACGACGACCATCATGAACATGGCCGACGTGCGCGTGCCGCTGCAGTCGAGCCCGCTGCAGGCGCTGGTCTCCGAGCCGCTGAAGCCGATCTTTCCCTGCGTCGTCATGTCGAACACGGTGCATGCCTATATCTCCCAGTCCGACAAGGGAGAGCTCGTCATCGGCGCCGGCACCGACCAGTATAATTCCTATTCCCAGACGGGCGGGCTGCAGATCATCACGCACACGCTCGACGCTATCTGCGAACTCTTCCCGATGTTCCGGCGCGTCAAGATGATGCGGCAATGGGGCGGCATCGTCGACAATACGCCGGACCGTTCGGCGATCCAGTCGAAGACACCGGTTCCCGGGCTTTACGTCAATTGCGGCTGGGGCACCGGCGGCTTTAAGGCGACGCCGGGCTCGGCCAATCTCTTTGCGCATCTGATCGCCCGCGACGAGCCGCACAAGTTCAATGCCGGGCTGACGCTGGAGCGTTTCCGCACCGGCCGGCTGATCGACGAAGCGGCGGCGGCGGCGGTGGCGCACTGA
- a CDS encoding FecR domain-containing protein — protein sequence MWGRRSLLQALCIVVGAQPALAAEPVGQAVLIKTEVTGQSGPIEVDTSVHRNERIKTSPSGLGQFLFRDGTKLAVGWGSSVVIDKYVFDDSQSVKKLTIRAAKGTFRWVSGSSNSSAYQILTPAGTIGVRGTAFDFYVGPDGTTAVVLLNGAAQFCGPGGCRQLQQRCDCVVAKPNGNMSAARRVDPSVLETLGNPRALPFLSGNQRLAGGIGMLGGCNMASVAPERKDRQRPPPAIAPAPQRQDPPQKQAEPQKERPTKPDKPHHDRPYHDRPYHDTPDRPDKHEGHGRHDDDGKPGNHGEDHRGHDRDHHGHRDRDHDNDRSHDMGRNFNRGR from the coding sequence ATGTGGGGTCGGCGTTCATTACTCCAGGCGCTTTGCATCGTGGTGGGCGCGCAACCGGCACTTGCCGCCGAGCCGGTCGGCCAAGCCGTCCTGATCAAGACGGAGGTGACGGGACAGAGCGGCCCGATCGAGGTCGACACCAGCGTTCATCGCAACGAGCGCATCAAGACATCCCCATCCGGGCTTGGCCAGTTCCTGTTTCGTGACGGCACGAAGCTTGCGGTCGGCTGGGGTTCATCGGTCGTGATCGACAAATATGTCTTCGATGATTCCCAATCGGTCAAGAAGCTCACCATCAGGGCGGCAAAGGGGACATTCCGCTGGGTGAGCGGCAGTTCCAACTCCTCGGCCTACCAGATCCTCACGCCCGCCGGCACGATCGGAGTGCGCGGCACCGCTTTCGATTTTTACGTCGGTCCGGATGGCACGACCGCCGTCGTTCTGTTGAATGGCGCGGCCCAGTTTTGCGGTCCTGGCGGCTGCCGACAGTTGCAGCAGCGCTGCGATTGCGTGGTGGCCAAGCCGAACGGCAATATGTCGGCAGCACGCCGGGTCGATCCCAGTGTTCTCGAGACGCTCGGGAATCCCCGCGCCCTCCCTTTCCTCTCCGGCAATCAGCGGCTTGCAGGCGGTATCGGCATGCTCGGCGGCTGTAATATGGCGTCAGTCGCGCCGGAAAGAAAAGACAGACAACGGCCTCCGCCGGCGATTGCGCCCGCTCCGCAAAGGCAGGACCCGCCACAGAAGCAGGCCGAGCCGCAAAAGGAGCGGCCGACCAAGCCCGACAAGCCGCATCACGATAGGCCGTATCACGATAGGCCGTATCATGACACGCCGGATAGGCCTGACAAGCATGAGGGCCATGGCCGCCATGACGATGACGGAAAGCCGGGAAATCACGGCGAGGATCATCGCGGCCACGACCGCGACCATCATGGACATCGCGATCGCGATCATGACAACGATCGGAGCCACGACATGGGGCGGAATTTCAACCGCGGCCGTTGA
- a CDS encoding CHASE2 domain-containing protein, protein MTRAQQIGVVIGLAIVALLTVLRAGDPGIFKLIRGVTFDEYQRLVPRTFEPMPVRVIDIDEASLREFGQWPWPRDRMALLVDRLSQMGASAIAFDILFAEPDRLSPRNVVREVAGVDPSLARKLPDNDEIFARSIAEKPVVLGFGLSNEGKYRPPVKAGFAFTGESPVSAPPYLGASTPLRPQLEANAAGLGHISLNPGNPSPVVRAVPLFLTDGQQLYPNLAIEALRVAQGVSTYVLSGAPDRAGIMASVKIGDFVVPLTAAGELWLYVSPDRAERYISARQVLAAEGASPEVAAAIDGSIVFVGTSAAGLQDIRVTALGENVPGVSLHAQAVEQILSGQFLSRPDWADGLEILMIAVLGCLLVVVTTFVSPAVALICGLLITAMALLASWLSFLYAGLLFDPLAPIVSGSIIHFAATSFRILVIDRERRAVRRAFGQYLSPSLLHRIEHTRDALRLGGDDRELTVMFVDVRSFTEISERLAPTDVVAFLNTLLDALSRHVVANEGTLDKFIGDSIMAFWNAPVDVADHATKAVRAALAMRETLVELNAGDAFGFGPEQEVGIGIGIHTGLACVGNMGAKTRFNYSAVGDAVNIAARIESCCKEVGFDILISDSTARSVRGMALIEAGALPLKGKSSRTQILAVVGDERVAASQEFAALEVIHRQLMQALQSHSRNSRKLIGTAKLRAVQVTGALTEFYQRISGRTDHFREVPEVIEKSAAD, encoded by the coding sequence ATGACGCGCGCGCAGCAAATCGGTGTCGTTATCGGCCTGGCGATCGTGGCTCTGCTCACGGTCCTGCGGGCAGGCGATCCCGGGATTTTCAAGCTGATCCGCGGCGTGACGTTCGACGAATATCAGCGGCTGGTTCCGAGGACCTTCGAACCGATGCCTGTCCGGGTGATCGACATCGACGAAGCTTCCCTGCGCGAATTCGGCCAATGGCCATGGCCGCGGGACCGGATGGCGCTGCTGGTGGACCGGCTTTCTCAAATGGGCGCTTCGGCCATCGCCTTCGACATTCTTTTCGCCGAGCCGGACCGGCTGTCGCCGCGCAATGTCGTCCGCGAGGTCGCGGGCGTCGATCCTTCCCTTGCTAGGAAATTGCCTGACAATGATGAGATATTCGCCCGCTCGATTGCCGAGAAGCCCGTCGTCCTCGGCTTTGGCCTTTCCAACGAGGGCAAATACCGGCCGCCTGTGAAGGCGGGTTTCGCCTTCACAGGCGAAAGCCCCGTCTCGGCTCCTCCCTATCTCGGCGCCTCGACGCCGCTCAGGCCGCAATTGGAGGCCAATGCGGCGGGGCTCGGCCATATCAGCCTCAATCCCGGCAACCCCTCGCCGGTGGTGCGGGCGGTGCCGCTGTTCCTGACCGACGGCCAGCAGCTCTATCCCAATCTCGCCATCGAAGCTCTTCGCGTCGCGCAGGGAGTATCGACCTATGTCTTGTCAGGCGCGCCCGATCGCGCCGGCATCATGGCATCGGTAAAGATCGGGGATTTCGTCGTGCCGCTGACGGCTGCGGGCGAACTCTGGCTCTATGTCAGCCCCGACCGGGCCGAGCGGTACATATCCGCCCGGCAGGTGCTTGCGGCCGAAGGGGCCTCTCCCGAGGTCGCGGCCGCCATCGACGGCAGCATCGTCTTCGTCGGCACATCGGCGGCCGGCCTGCAGGACATTCGCGTCACCGCACTCGGCGAGAACGTTCCCGGCGTTTCGCTGCATGCGCAGGCGGTCGAGCAGATCCTCTCCGGCCAGTTCCTGTCGCGGCCGGACTGGGCGGACGGGCTGGAAATCCTGATGATTGCCGTACTCGGATGCCTGCTCGTCGTGGTGACGACCTTCGTCAGCCCGGCGGTCGCGCTGATCTGCGGCCTGCTGATTACGGCAATGGCACTTTTGGCATCCTGGTTGTCGTTTCTCTATGCGGGGCTCCTTTTCGACCCGCTGGCGCCGATCGTCAGCGGATCGATCATCCATTTTGCCGCGACTTCGTTCCGAATCCTGGTGATCGACCGGGAGCGGCGGGCGGTGCGGCGCGCCTTCGGGCAATATCTTTCTCCATCGCTGCTCCATCGCATCGAGCATACCCGCGATGCATTGCGCCTCGGCGGCGACGACCGCGAGCTGACGGTGATGTTCGTCGATGTCAGGAGCTTCACCGAAATCAGCGAGCGGCTGGCGCCGACGGATGTCGTCGCGTTCCTCAACACCCTGCTCGATGCGCTGAGCCGCCATGTTGTGGCCAATGAAGGCACGCTCGACAAGTTCATCGGCGATTCGATCATGGCCTTCTGGAATGCGCCCGTCGATGTGGCCGATCACGCAACCAAGGCGGTTCGCGCCGCACTTGCCATGCGTGAAACGCTCGTCGAATTGAACGCCGGCGATGCCTTTGGCTTCGGGCCCGAGCAGGAGGTTGGCATCGGCATCGGCATCCATACCGGCCTTGCCTGCGTCGGCAATATGGGCGCCAAGACCCGCTTCAACTATTCGGCGGTCGGCGATGCCGTCAACATCGCGGCCCGCATCGAGTCATGCTGCAAGGAAGTCGGCTTCGATATCCTCATCTCCGACAGCACGGCACGGTCAGTGCGGGGAATGGCGCTGATCGAGGCGGGAGCCCTTCCACTCAAGGGGAAGAGCAGCCGGACGCAGATCCTTGCTGTTGTCGGCGATGAACGGGTGGCGGCATCCCAGGAATTCGCCGCGCTCGAAGTCATTCATCGACAGTTGATGCAGGCCCTGCAATCGCATTCGCGGAACAGCCGGAAGCTTATCGGTACGGCAAAGCTGAGGGCGGTGCAGGTGACCGGCGCTCTGACGGAATTCTACCAGCGCATATCCGGCAGGACCGATCATTTCCGCGAGGTGCCGGAGGTGATCGAAAAGAGCGCCGCCGACTGA
- a CDS encoding adenylate/guanylate cyclase domain-containing protein, with protein MEVALISETAARRSGYWLIVVVLAMLAGLPLAVWLDISDLSGNTLRRQARDMSSLISSIRSYYSANVVGRVLAAHASGATEGTVVSHNYANIPGAIPLPATLSLELGDVIKEQQANITYRFVSDLPFKSRASHELDDFETKALAALRADPQQTLNDLTRVGLTDTLRFITPVVMGQACVACHNSHPESPKTDWKVGDVRGIQEVIIRQPYAGNVFAFKYLLCYFLFVAIIGISFILLQRQQARAIHSANRDLETANEFLASVSLKISRYLSPQIYKSIFSGQKDVVVHTERKRLTIFFSDIKDFTATTERLQPEALTEMLNEYLTEMSNIALEYGGTVDKFIGDAMLVFFGDPETKGPEEDAKACLRMAVDMQRRLGELKDRWRRNGTEEPFVVRMGINSGYCNVGNFGSNDRMDYTIIGAEANLAARLQSIAQGGEIVISYETYALVNEIVAAHSLPPITMKGIQREIVPYAVDGLTLGADHKSRVLSEHLAGLDLHLDMSRLEPADRLRVRSALKEAIAALDEAAGS; from the coding sequence ATGGAGGTCGCCTTGATTTCCGAAACCGCCGCGCGTCGCAGCGGCTACTGGCTGATCGTCGTCGTGCTGGCAATGCTCGCCGGGCTGCCTCTGGCCGTCTGGCTCGATATCAGCGATCTCTCCGGAAATACCCTTCGGCGTCAGGCGCGCGACATGAGTTCGCTGATATCGAGCATCCGCTCCTATTATTCGGCCAATGTCGTGGGCCGTGTTCTGGCCGCCCACGCCAGCGGCGCGACCGAAGGCACTGTTGTCTCTCACAACTACGCCAATATTCCAGGCGCCATCCCGCTGCCGGCCACACTGTCCCTGGAGCTCGGCGACGTCATCAAGGAGCAGCAGGCCAATATAACCTACCGTTTCGTCTCCGACCTGCCGTTCAAGAGCCGCGCATCCCACGAGCTCGACGATTTCGAGACGAAAGCGCTCGCCGCGTTGCGCGCCGATCCGCAGCAGACGCTGAACGACCTCACCCGTGTCGGATTGACCGATACTCTGCGATTCATTACCCCCGTGGTCATGGGCCAGGCCTGCGTTGCCTGCCACAACAGCCATCCCGAAAGCCCGAAGACCGATTGGAAGGTGGGCGACGTGCGCGGCATTCAGGAGGTCATCATCAGGCAGCCCTATGCGGGCAACGTCTTCGCCTTCAAATACCTGCTCTGTTATTTTCTGTTCGTCGCCATTATCGGCATCAGCTTCATTCTACTCCAGCGGCAGCAGGCGCGCGCGATCCACAGCGCCAACCGGGATCTGGAAACGGCGAACGAGTTCCTCGCCAGCGTTTCCCTGAAGATTTCGCGTTATCTCTCGCCGCAGATCTACAAAAGCATCTTCTCCGGGCAGAAGGACGTCGTCGTCCATACCGAGCGCAAGCGCCTGACGATCTTTTTCTCCGACATCAAGGATTTCACCGCGACGACCGAGCGCCTGCAGCCGGAAGCCCTGACCGAGATGCTCAACGAATATCTGACGGAGATGTCGAACATTGCTCTGGAATATGGCGGCACGGTGGACAAGTTCATCGGCGACGCGATGCTGGTGTTTTTCGGCGACCCGGAAACCAAGGGTCCGGAGGAGGACGCGAAAGCCTGCCTGCGCATGGCCGTCGACATGCAGCGCCGTCTCGGCGAACTCAAGGACAGATGGCGCAGAAACGGCACCGAAGAGCCTTTCGTCGTCCGCATGGGCATCAACAGCGGCTATTGCAACGTCGGCAATTTCGGCAGCAACGACCGCATGGACTATACGATCATCGGGGCGGAGGCCAACCTCGCAGCCCGGCTGCAATCGATCGCCCAGGGAGGAGAGATCGTCATTAGCTACGAAACCTACGCGCTGGTGAATGAAATCGTCGCGGCCCATTCGCTGCCGCCGATCACGATGAAGGGCATACAGCGCGAGATCGTGCCCTATGCGGTGGATGGGCTGACGCTCGGTGCAGATCATAAGAGCCGCGTCCTCAGCGAACACCTCGCGGGCCTCGACCTGCATCTGGATATGAGCCGGCTGGAGCCTGCCGATCGCCTCCGGGTCAGGTCGGCCCTCAAAGAGGCGATCGCCGCGCTGGACGAAGCCGCGGGATCGTGA
- the rpsU gene encoding 30S ribosomal protein S21 — protein MQVLVRDNNVDQALRALKKKMQREGIFREMKMRDYYEKPSQKRAREKAEAVRRVRKLARKRAQREGLVAAR, from the coding sequence GTGCAGGTACTTGTCCGCGATAATAATGTCGATCAGGCTCTCCGCGCTCTCAAGAAGAAGATGCAGCGCGAAGGCATTTTCCGCGAAATGAAGATGCGCGACTACTACGAGAAGCCGTCGCAGAAGCGTGCTCGCGAAAAGGCAGAAGCTGTTCGCCGCGTTCGCAAGCTGGCCCGCAAGCGCGCCCAGCGCGAAGGTCTGGTCGCAGCACGCTGA
- a CDS encoding tetratricopeptide repeat protein → MAVITFNPSRAWRLQKTAFLPALALAAIFGLAGCETTPTSDAVISIDKAQGSEENIASLTAVINANPRDPEGYNVRGSAYGRGGEFRKALNDFNTALQINPRFFQAYANRALVYRNMGQQAQAIGDYNAALQINPSYDVAYIGRGNVYRMAGQDDQAFNDFDKAIQLGTTDGRAYHNRGLIYQKRNQQDKAIDDFSKAISLAPNSAEPYNGRGISYIALNDDDNAFADFNHAIELNGNIAESWANQALVYERRGDKAKAARSYRHAVGLDPKYQPARDGLARVGVAPAG, encoded by the coding sequence ATGGCAGTCATCACCTTCAATCCGTCCCGCGCTTGGCGCTTGCAGAAAACCGCCTTCCTGCCGGCTTTGGCGCTGGCGGCAATATTCGGCCTTGCAGGCTGTGAGACGACCCCCACCTCCGATGCGGTCATCAGCATCGACAAGGCGCAGGGCTCGGAAGAGAATATCGCGTCGCTGACGGCTGTTATCAACGCCAACCCCAGGGATCCCGAGGGCTACAATGTCCGCGGCTCCGCCTATGGCCGCGGCGGCGAATTCCGCAAGGCGCTGAACGATTTCAACACGGCGCTGCAGATCAATCCGCGGTTTTTCCAGGCTTACGCCAACCGCGCCCTCGTCTATCGCAACATGGGCCAGCAAGCCCAGGCGATTGGCGACTACAATGCTGCCCTGCAGATCAATCCGAGCTATGACGTCGCCTATATCGGCCGCGGCAATGTCTATCGCATGGCCGGCCAGGACGATCAGGCCTTCAACGACTTCGACAAGGCGATCCAGCTCGGCACCACCGATGGCCGCGCCTATCACAATCGTGGCCTGATCTATCAGAAGCGCAATCAGCAGGACAAGGCGATCGACGACTTCTCGAAAGCGATCTCGCTCGCGCCGAATTCCGCCGAGCCCTATAACGGCCGTGGCATTTCCTATATCGCACTGAACGACGACGACAACGCGTTTGCCGATTTCAACCATGCGATCGAGCTCAACGGCAACATCGCCGAATCCTGGGCCAATCAGGCCCTCGTCTACGAACGCCGCGGCGACAAGGCGAAGGCCGCTCGGTCCTATCGCCACGCGGTCGGCCTCGATCCCAAATACCAGCCGGCTCGCGACGGCCTTGCCCGCGTCGGCGTCGCCCCAGCCGGCTAA